From a single Pyruvatibacter sp. genomic region:
- a CDS encoding helix-turn-helix domain-containing protein, with protein MSKNTRTSAQPHRVLMIAYPDVQILDITGPLEILAGVNDARRNPKSWAPDGYTPQPGDDQPAYELVIAAAQPGPFRTTSGMQLVADVGFDALTDDYLEGLHTLMVPGGDGTAQAMDDPAVLDVVARAGAAAKRIASVCTGTFILARAGLIDGRRVTTHWNVSHVLARMFPSLTVDADSIYVRDEHVWSSAGVTAGMDLALALVEEDCGRDMALSVARRHVLFMIRPGGQSQFSAQLVAQHASKGKIGDIAQYVLDHVADDLSVPALADRAHMSERTLARAFVSETGLTPGRFVEVARVEAARRHLEETADDTETIAWSCGFSSAEQMRRAFHRRVGVSPADYRARFRRMPVVGPHGPVTNLTLQSPTQGSVQ; from the coding sequence ATGAGCAAAAACACCCGCACATCTGCGCAGCCGCACCGCGTCCTGATGATTGCCTATCCGGACGTGCAGATTCTCGACATTACCGGGCCGCTGGAGATTTTGGCGGGCGTCAACGATGCGCGCCGCAACCCCAAATCGTGGGCACCGGATGGCTACACGCCACAGCCCGGCGACGACCAGCCCGCCTACGAGCTGGTGATTGCCGCAGCACAGCCCGGCCCGTTTCGCACCACATCAGGTATGCAGCTTGTGGCGGATGTCGGTTTTGATGCGCTTACGGACGATTATCTTGAAGGTCTGCATACGCTCATGGTGCCCGGCGGTGACGGCACGGCACAGGCGATGGATGACCCCGCCGTGCTGGATGTTGTGGCGCGGGCGGGCGCTGCGGCAAAGCGCATTGCGTCGGTGTGCACCGGCACGTTCATTCTGGCCCGCGCCGGGCTGATCGACGGACGGCGCGTCACAACGCACTGGAATGTGTCGCACGTATTGGCGCGGATGTTTCCATCGCTCACGGTGGACGCGGATTCAATTTATGTGCGCGACGAACATGTGTGGTCTTCAGCGGGTGTGACGGCGGGCATGGATCTGGCGCTGGCGCTGGTGGAAGAAGACTGCGGGCGCGACATGGCGCTGTCGGTTGCGCGTCGCCATGTGTTGTTCATGATCCGCCCCGGCGGGCAGTCACAATTTTCAGCACAGCTCGTGGCGCAGCATGCGTCCAAAGGCAAGATCGGCGACATTGCGCAATACGTACTCGACCATGTGGCCGACGACTTGTCCGTGCCCGCACTGGCAGATCGCGCCCATATGAGCGAGCGCACATTGGCCCGTGCGTTTGTAAGCGAGACAGGTCTGACGCCGGGGCGGTTTGTGGAAGTGGCACGGGTGGAAGCAGCACGCCGCCACCTTGAAGAAACAGCCGACGACACCGAAACCATCGCCTGGTCCTGCGGGTTTTCAAGCGCTGAACAAATGCGCCGCGCGTTTCATCGTCGTGTTGGCGTCAGCCCGGCTGACTATCGGGCGCGCTTCAGGCGGATGCCTGTTGTGGGGCCACACGGACCGGTCACAAACCTCACCCTGCAATCTCCCACTCAAGGATCCGTACAATGA
- a CDS encoding MaoC/PaaZ C-terminal domain-containing protein, with translation MAIDYDHIMSLTSTGETFSYGDRETMLYALGVGMARDPLAPKELPYVYESGLKTVPTMATVIAWGAGPLRDSGINYVMVVHGEQKLTLHQPLPAAADIIADSKVIGAYDKGADKGAVIVTQTDIRLAESGDPLCTLTSTTFARGDGGFGGPKDGAPKPHAIPDRAPDQTVEVDTRHDQALLYRLSGDRNPLHSDPEFAKAAGFPAPILHGLCTYGTCCRALLGAVADYDHTKITGFDVRFSSPVFPGETILMDIWKDANVASFRARLKERDVVVINNGKCTLAS, from the coding sequence ATGGCTATTGATTACGATCACATCATGTCGCTGACATCGACCGGCGAAACGTTTTCCTATGGCGACCGCGAAACGATGCTCTATGCACTCGGCGTCGGCATGGCGCGCGACCCGCTGGCGCCCAAAGAGCTGCCGTATGTTTATGAAAGCGGCCTCAAGACCGTGCCTACCATGGCAACGGTCATCGCCTGGGGTGCCGGGCCGTTGCGCGATTCCGGTATCAACTATGTGATGGTCGTGCATGGGGAACAAAAACTGACCCTGCACCAGCCACTGCCCGCCGCTGCTGACATCATCGCCGACAGCAAGGTGATTGGCGCATATGACAAGGGCGCCGATAAAGGCGCGGTCATTGTCACGCAGACCGACATCCGGCTTGCAGAATCGGGCGACCCGCTGTGTACGCTGACCAGCACCACATTTGCCCGCGGCGACGGCGGGTTTGGCGGGCCCAAGGACGGTGCGCCCAAGCCACACGCCATTCCTGATCGCGCACCCGACCAGACCGTTGAGGTGGATACACGGCACGACCAGGCACTGCTCTACCGGCTGTCCGGCGACCGCAACCCGCTGCACTCAGACCCTGAGTTTGCCAAGGCGGCGGGCTTTCCTGCGCCCATTCTGCATGGGCTGTGTACCTACGGCACCTGCTGCCGGGCGCTGCTGGGCGCAGTAGCCGACTACGACCACACCAAAATTACCGGATTTGACGTGCGGTTTTCGTCGCCGGTGTTTCCCGGCGAAACAATTCTGATGGACATCTGGAAAGACGCAAACGTGGCCTCGTTTCGCGCGCGCCTGAAAGAGCGCGATGTGGTGGTTATCAACAACGGCAAGTGCACGTTGGCGAGCTAG
- a CDS encoding PaaI family thioesterase: MTEARDAEKGDGERPPIASPRPEEHLDGFRAMELRDPFEAFVGPYYSETTPNDGLARTEAFRVDERHIDAAGKLHPGALMTFADAIVGSTAWNATGRRPCVTLSMQTSYTGTAKVGDLVIGKTRLTKKTRSVVFCAADFFVDDVLICQATSLWKVLGEP, encoded by the coding sequence ATGACTGAGGCGCGTGACGCCGAAAAAGGCGACGGCGAACGCCCGCCAATCGCGTCGCCACGGCCTGAGGAACACCTGGACGGCTTTCGCGCCATGGAGTTGCGCGACCCGTTCGAGGCGTTTGTGGGGCCCTACTACAGCGAAACCACCCCCAACGACGGCCTGGCGCGGACCGAAGCCTTCCGGGTTGATGAACGCCATATTGATGCAGCCGGAAAGCTGCACCCGGGCGCGTTGATGACATTCGCCGACGCCATCGTTGGCAGCACGGCATGGAATGCAACCGGGCGGAGACCGTGCGTGACCCTCAGTATGCAGACGAGTTACACAGGCACCGCCAAAGTGGGTGATCTGGTGATCGGCAAGACACGGCTGACCAAGAAAACCCGCAGCGTTGTGTTCTGTGCGGCAGACTTTTTTGTTGATGACGTGTTGATCTGCCAGGCCACCAGTCTGTGGAAGGTGCTGGGCGAACCATAG
- a CDS encoding PaaI family thioesterase: protein MSAPESSGFEAYIGPVTPVDGDGFSLGFKIEPHHLNGADMLHGGMMMSFASVVLAGAARKAADSDVEALSVNCDFTGPGKPGDMVTAVAQVTRRTRTIVFLSCDVSVGDRMLMTATGVYRVVKDD from the coding sequence ATGAGCGCACCGGAGAGTTCCGGCTTTGAAGCCTATATCGGTCCCGTCACACCCGTTGACGGCGACGGGTTCAGCCTTGGCTTCAAGATTGAACCACATCACCTCAATGGTGCCGATATGTTGCATGGCGGCATGATGATGTCGTTTGCCTCTGTGGTGCTGGCGGGTGCAGCGCGTAAGGCCGCCGACAGTGACGTGGAAGCCCTGTCCGTAAACTGTGACTTTACCGGCCCCGGCAAACCAGGCGACATGGTAACGGCTGTGGCGCAAGTGACGCGGCGAACACGGACGATTGTTTTCCTGTCATGCGATGTATCCGTCGGCGACCGCATGTTGATGACGGCCACCGGCGTTTATCGGGTTGTTAAAGATGACTGA
- a CDS encoding secondary thiamine-phosphate synthase enzyme YjbQ has product MRPHLETLAVATPGPGLTDITREVADVVRASTIREGQVTLFIRHTSASLVIQENADPDVLHDLQTFFARIAPQTDTYRHATEGPDDMPAHIKSALTATSLTVPVSNGNMLLGTWQGIYVFEHRARQHTRSVVVQVVGA; this is encoded by the coding sequence ATGCGCCCGCACCTTGAAACACTTGCCGTTGCAACGCCCGGCCCCGGCCTCACGGACATTACCCGTGAGGTGGCGGATGTTGTGCGGGCATCCACAATACGCGAAGGCCAGGTCACGCTGTTCATCCGCCACACATCGGCATCGCTGGTCATTCAGGAAAACGCCGACCCGGATGTGCTGCACGATCTGCAGACATTCTTTGCGCGCATTGCCCCGCAAACAGATACCTACCGCCACGCCACCGAAGGGCCGGACGACATGCCCGCCCACATCAAGTCAGCACTCACCGCGACCAGCCTGACGGTGCCGGTTTCAAACGGCAACATGCTGCTGGGCACGTGGCAGGGCATATATGTGTTTGAGCACCGCGCCCGCCAGCACACCCGCAGCGTAGTGGTGCAGGTGGTCGGCGCGTAA
- a CDS encoding acetyl-CoA C-acyltransferase, with protein MREAVIVSTARTGLAKSGRGGFNMTHGAAMGGHALKHAIERAKIEPGHVDDVIMGCGTPEGATGQNVGRLAAIWAGCPVTTSGVTVNRFCSSGLQTIAMAAGRIVNDGVDVVAAGGVESISLVQMSGAMNLNNITEEKLMESYPALWMPMIETADIVAKRYNVSREAQDEYSLQSQQRTAAAQQAGKFDDEIVPMNTKMKVVNKETKEESIVDYVVDKDECNRPQTTLEGLNGLPPVRGEGNYITAGNASQLSDGASMVIMMERKEAERRGLDIMGVFRGFQVAGCEPDEMGIGPVFAVPKLLDKAGVKKDDIDLWELNEAFASQCLYSRDKLEIDNDKYNVNGGSISIGHPFGMTGARCTGHLMIEGKRRNAKLGVVTMCIGGGMGAAGLFEM; from the coding sequence ATGAGAGAAGCAGTCATCGTTTCCACGGCCCGCACGGGCCTTGCCAAATCAGGCCGCGGCGGCTTCAACATGACCCACGGTGCCGCCATGGGTGGCCACGCCCTCAAGCATGCCATCGAGCGCGCCAAGATTGAGCCGGGCCACGTTGACGACGTCATCATGGGCTGCGGCACACCTGAAGGTGCCACCGGCCAGAACGTTGGCCGCCTTGCCGCCATCTGGGCCGGTTGCCCGGTCACAACGTCTGGCGTAACCGTCAACCGTTTCTGCTCGTCCGGTCTCCAGACCATTGCCATGGCCGCTGGCCGCATCGTCAATGATGGTGTGGACGTGGTTGCCGCTGGTGGCGTTGAATCCATTTCGCTGGTGCAGATGTCCGGCGCGATGAACCTCAACAACATCACCGAAGAAAAGCTGATGGAGAGCTATCCGGCTCTTTGGATGCCGATGATCGAAACCGCCGACATCGTGGCCAAGCGCTACAATGTGAGCCGTGAAGCGCAGGACGAGTATTCGCTCCAGTCGCAGCAGCGCACCGCGGCCGCCCAGCAGGCTGGCAAGTTCGACGACGAAATCGTGCCGATGAACACGAAGATGAAAGTCGTCAACAAGGAAACCAAGGAAGAGTCGATCGTTGACTACGTGGTGGACAAGGACGAATGCAACCGTCCCCAGACCACCCTTGAAGGCCTGAATGGTCTGCCGCCTGTTCGTGGCGAAGGCAACTACATCACGGCCGGCAATGCTTCGCAGCTTTCCGATGGTGCCTCCATGGTGATCATGATGGAACGCAAGGAAGCCGAGCGCCGTGGCCTCGACATCATGGGCGTGTTCCGCGGGTTCCAGGTTGCAGGCTGCGAGCCGGACGAAATGGGCATTGGCCCCGTGTTCGCTGTGCCCAAGCTGCTGGACAAGGCTGGCGTCAAGAAGGACGACATCGACCTGTGGGAACTCAACGAAGCGTTTGCCTCGCAGTGCCTCTACAGCCGCGACAAGCTGGAAATCGACAATGACAAATACAACGTCAATGGCGGGTCGATCTCCATCGGTCATCCCTTCGGCATGACCGGCGCGCGCTGCACCGGCCACCTGATGATCGAAGGCAAGCGCCGCAACGCCAAGCTCGGCGTCGTGACCATGTGCATCGGCGGCGGCATGGGTGCTGCCGGCCTGTTCGAGATGTAA
- a CDS encoding MaoC/PaaZ C-terminal domain-containing protein produces the protein MTTRYFDDFDVGEQWPITETYEMTRDEIVSFATKWDPQPFHVDEAAAKKSVYGTLTACGTHIQAVVLKLAQALPHETAVIGALGYDEVRFHKAACLDDVLSLTIECIEKRPSSSKPDRGIIKNCHTLVNQAGDTVFSQITTLLIARA, from the coding sequence ATGACCACGCGCTATTTTGATGATTTTGACGTCGGTGAGCAGTGGCCCATCACCGAGACCTATGAAATGACCCGCGACGAAATTGTATCGTTTGCCACCAAGTGGGACCCACAGCCGTTTCATGTTGATGAGGCGGCCGCCAAAAAATCCGTTTACGGAACACTGACAGCCTGCGGTACCCATATTCAGGCTGTGGTGCTGAAACTGGCGCAGGCGCTTCCGCATGAAACAGCCGTCATCGGCGCGCTGGGCTATGACGAAGTGCGCTTTCACAAGGCCGCTTGTCTGGATGATGTGCTGTCGCTCACCATCGAGTGCATCGAGAAGCGCCCCTCGTCGTCGAAGCCTGATCGCGGCATCATCAAGAACTGTCATACGCTTGTTAATCAGGCGGGCGACACCGTGTTCTCCCAAATCACCACGCTGCTTATCGCTCGCGCATAA
- a CDS encoding VOC family protein, translating to MNDLKITGYRIFVPDVATALPFYRDLLSLPVRAVADDGGFAVLDAGIMLILEPVGDDPNLTRRFTGVSFEVADITAAYQELRGKGVEFADGPHMQEWGGKLAHFMDPGGNTLTIVEYPTR from the coding sequence ATGAATGACCTGAAGATTACCGGCTACCGTATTTTCGTGCCGGATGTGGCCACGGCACTTCCCTTCTACCGCGACCTGTTGAGCCTGCCGGTGCGCGCTGTGGCGGATGACGGCGGGTTTGCTGTTCTGGACGCGGGCATCATGCTCATTCTTGAACCCGTGGGGGATGACCCGAACCTGACCCGGCGTTTTACCGGCGTCTCGTTTGAGGTGGCCGACATCACGGCGGCCTATCAGGAGTTGCGCGGCAAAGGCGTGGAGTTCGCTGATGGCCCGCACATGCAGGAGTGGGGCGGCAAGCTGGCACACTTTATGGATCCCGGTGGCAATACGCTCACCATTGTGGAATACCCAACGCGATAG
- a CDS encoding SDR family NAD(P)-dependent oxidoreductase, which yields MGRLTGKRAIVTGAGSGIGRAASRRFAEEGATVLAVDLNADGVAETVEGRERMSAETGDVSDEAYVSGSVTNFVKQQGGIDIVFANAGISGGWMPLADQTPDYWENILRVNLIGPFLYVKHASPHMVAQGHGSIVCTASVAGIRANAGVHPYSASKAGVISLVQTVAYDLAGTGVRINAVCPGLIETGMTKPVFDMARERGSEDRIGQINPMKRAGRPEEIANMALFLASDEASYVNGQAFPVDGGLSASHPYAMGSGQQRAFKKAGE from the coding sequence ATGGGACGCCTCACAGGAAAACGCGCCATCGTCACCGGAGCAGGCTCAGGCATCGGCCGCGCCGCCTCTCGCCGCTTCGCCGAAGAAGGCGCAACCGTGCTCGCCGTTGATCTGAACGCCGATGGTGTGGCGGAAACCGTTGAAGGCCGCGAGCGCATGAGCGCTGAGACAGGCGACGTATCGGACGAAGCCTACGTGTCCGGCTCGGTTACAAACTTTGTAAAGCAGCAGGGTGGCATCGACATCGTGTTTGCCAATGCGGGCATTTCCGGCGGGTGGATGCCACTGGCAGACCAGACGCCGGACTATTGGGAAAACATCCTCCGGGTAAATCTCATTGGTCCTTTCTTGTATGTGAAGCACGCCAGCCCGCACATGGTGGCGCAGGGGCACGGCTCCATTGTATGTACGGCATCCGTGGCGGGGATAAGGGCGAATGCGGGTGTGCATCCCTATTCAGCCTCCAAGGCCGGCGTCATCTCACTGGTGCAGACTGTGGCCTATGATCTGGCCGGCACCGGCGTGCGCATCAATGCTGTGTGCCCCGGCCTCATTGAAACCGGCATGACCAAGCCCGTGTTCGACATGGCGCGTGAGCGCGGTTCTGAAGATCGCATCGGCCAGATCAACCCGATGAAGCGGGCAGGCCGCCCCGAAGAAATTGCCAACATGGCGCTGTTTCTGGCGAGCGACGAAGCCTCGTATGTTAACGGTCAGGCGTTCCCCGTTGATGGCGGCCTGTCGGCATCGCACCCTTACGCCATGGGCTCCGGTCAGCAGCGGGCGTTCAAGAAGGCGGGCGAATAG
- a CDS encoding DUF1475 family protein — protein sequence MTGLRILSAILGLAFGASLIWGFADGGSVVPLLTLMLAEPWGVVTLADLYLGFVLFAGLVLVLEHSKLTGILWAIAIVLLGNIITAAWIVFRLPGVLQRLRNSPSP from the coding sequence ATGACAGGTCTGCGCATCCTCTCCGCCATACTGGGCCTCGCCTTCGGCGCATCGCTCATCTGGGGCTTTGCCGATGGCGGCTCCGTGGTGCCGCTGCTCACCCTCATGCTGGCGGAACCCTGGGGCGTCGTCACCCTTGCGGACCTCTATCTCGGCTTTGTGCTGTTTGCGGGTCTGGTGCTGGTGCTGGAGCACAGCAAGCTCACTGGCATCTTGTGGGCGATTGCCATCGTGTTGCTCGGCAACATCATCACCGCCGCCTGGATCGTCTTCAGGTTGCCCGGCGTGCTTCAGCGCCTGCGCAACTCACCATCCCCTTGA
- a CDS encoding acyl-CoA dehydrogenase family protein yields MDLGLAPEDETFRQEVRAFLDAELTPELREAGSLTTSVFTDKDWNLKWHKILHAKGWVAPHWPKEHGGTGWSEMQRYIFAAECSRAGAPALSPMGLRMCGPMLMGFGTDEQKAKYLPRILSGDDYWCQGYSEPGSGSDLASLKCRADSDGDDYVINGTKIWTTHAHFANRMFCLVRTDASGKPQQGITFVLIDMDTPGISVEPIITMAGEHEVNQVFFDNVRVPKANRVGEENDGWTVAKYLLEFERGGAYAPGLRVAVEKLKALAGAEADGAGGSLLEGDAFKRKLAAFEVELDAQEITEHRVMTALSNGQNPGPASSMLKVVGTEMRQKLDTLAVEAIGTYAMPMQPDARQPGSNVAPVGPASSMTVVPTMLNNRASSIYGGSNEIQRGIMAKLVLGL; encoded by the coding sequence ATGGACCTTGGACTTGCCCCCGAAGACGAAACCTTCCGCCAGGAAGTGCGTGCGTTTCTGGATGCGGAACTCACACCGGAACTGCGTGAGGCGGGCAGCCTCACAACGTCGGTGTTCACCGACAAGGACTGGAACCTGAAATGGCATAAAATCCTGCACGCCAAGGGCTGGGTGGCGCCGCATTGGCCGAAGGAGCACGGCGGCACCGGGTGGAGCGAGATGCAACGCTATATTTTTGCCGCTGAATGTTCGCGCGCCGGGGCCCCTGCCCTGTCACCCATGGGTCTGCGCATGTGCGGGCCGATGTTGATGGGGTTTGGCACCGACGAGCAGAAGGCAAAATATCTGCCGCGCATTTTGTCGGGCGATGATTACTGGTGTCAGGGATATTCCGAACCCGGCTCAGGCTCAGACCTTGCCTCACTCAAGTGCAGGGCAGACAGCGATGGCGATGACTATGTCATCAACGGCACCAAAATCTGGACGACGCACGCCCACTTCGCCAACCGCATGTTTTGTCTTGTGCGCACGGATGCATCGGGCAAACCGCAGCAGGGCATCACGTTTGTTTTGATCGACATGGATACGCCGGGCATCAGCGTGGAGCCGATCATCACCATGGCGGGCGAGCACGAAGTGAACCAGGTGTTTTTCGATAATGTGCGCGTGCCAAAGGCAAACCGTGTGGGCGAGGAAAATGATGGCTGGACGGTGGCCAAATATCTGCTGGAGTTCGAGCGCGGCGGCGCCTACGCGCCGGGGCTGCGGGTGGCGGTTGAAAAACTCAAAGCGCTGGCGGGTGCCGAGGCTGATGGGGCCGGTGGTTCACTGCTTGAAGGCGATGCCTTCAAGCGCAAGCTGGCAGCGTTTGAAGTAGAGCTTGATGCGCAGGAAATTACCGAGCACCGCGTCATGACGGCCTTGTCCAACGGCCAGAACCCCGGCCCGGCCTCCTCCATGCTGAAAGTGGTCGGCACCGAGATGCGCCAGAAGCTGGACACGCTGGCGGTGGAAGCGATTGGCACCTACGCCATGCCGATGCAGCCGGATGCGCGGCAGCCGGGGTCAAATGTTGCGCCGGTGGGACCCGCATCCTCCATGACGGTGGTGCCGACCATGCTGAATAACCGGGCGTCATCCATCTACGGCGGCTCCAACGAAATCCAGCGCGGCATCATGGCAAAGCTGGTGCTGGGGCTTTAG